From Brevibacillus marinus, a single genomic window includes:
- a CDS encoding 3-oxoacid CoA-transferase subunit B — translation MDKKERIASRAAKELKNGDVVNLGIGIPTMVTDYLPENVQVFVHSENGILGVGPTPRPEEVDPDLVNAGKMPVTIKEGASFFDSAASFSMIRGGHVDVTILGVLQVDERGRIANWALPGQAVLGVGGAMDLLEGAKKVIVATTHTTKEGEPKLVRKTSYPLTSERKVDLIVTELAVFEVTEQGLVLTELADGVSLEEVAAKTEARFTIKLRTETEV, via the coding sequence ATGGATAAAAAAGAACGGATTGCGTCCCGTGCGGCGAAAGAACTAAAAAATGGAGATGTGGTTAACCTTGGAATCGGCATTCCGACCATGGTGACCGATTATTTACCAGAAAATGTACAAGTTTTTGTCCATTCGGAAAATGGTATTCTCGGCGTCGGGCCAACTCCACGGCCGGAAGAGGTTGATCCCGATCTCGTCAATGCCGGCAAAATGCCGGTCACGATCAAAGAGGGTGCCTCCTTTTTCGACAGCGCTGCTTCCTTTTCCATGATTCGCGGTGGTCATGTCGATGTCACGATTCTGGGAGTACTGCAAGTTGACGAGCGGGGAAGGATCGCCAACTGGGCGCTGCCTGGTCAGGCGGTGCTCGGTGTGGGAGGAGCGATGGACCTCTTGGAAGGGGCGAAAAAAGTGATCGTCGCAACCACTCACACTACGAAAGAGGGAGAACCCAAACTGGTCAGAAAAACCAGTTATCCCTTGACGTCTGAACGAAAGGTAGATTTGATCGTGACCGAACTGGCGGTCTTCGAAGTGACGGAACAGGGACTGGTCTTAACGGAATTGGCTGATGGCGTTTCTTTGGAAGAGGTTGCAGCAAAAACCGAGGCGAGGTTCACGATAAAACTCCGCACAGAAACAGAGGTGTAA
- a CDS encoding ABC transporter ATP-binding protein, with amino-acid sequence MSYVEIRDLCFVYFSAKTAVFDNLTFSLSKGEIVGILGESGSGKSTLLRLIAGLETPSAGKIRIADRIVVDEQTFVAPEQRGVGMVFQDYALFPHLTVAQNIAFGLHRLSRAARKARVREMIELVKLAGLEERYPHELSGGQQQRVAVARALAPKPDILLMDEPFSNLDAALKSEIREELRLILKTAGITCLFVSHDQADIEAICDRSIRIGSVMVR; translated from the coding sequence ATGAGCTATGTTGAAATTCGCGATCTCTGCTTCGTCTATTTCAGCGCCAAGACGGCCGTCTTCGACAACCTTACCTTCTCGCTGAGCAAGGGGGAAATCGTCGGAATCCTGGGCGAGAGCGGGAGCGGCAAAAGCACGCTGCTGCGCCTGATCGCCGGCCTGGAAACGCCCAGCGCGGGCAAAATCCGGATCGCCGATCGGATCGTCGTCGACGAGCAGACGTTCGTCGCTCCCGAGCAGCGCGGCGTGGGCATGGTGTTTCAGGATTATGCGCTGTTTCCCCACTTGACCGTCGCGCAAAACATCGCCTTCGGACTGCATCGGCTGAGCCGAGCGGCGCGCAAGGCCCGCGTTCGCGAGATGATCGAGCTCGTCAAATTGGCGGGATTGGAGGAGCGGTATCCGCATGAGCTGAGCGGCGGCCAGCAGCAGCGCGTCGCCGTTGCCCGCGCGTTGGCGCCCAAGCCGGATATTCTCCTGATGGATGAACCGTTCAGCAATTTGGACGCCGCCCTGAAAAGCGAGATTCGCGAGGAACTGCGCCTCATCTTGAAGACGGCGGGGATCACCTGTCTGTTCGTCTCCCATGATCAAGCGGACATCGAAGCGATCTGCGACCGCTCGATTCGCATCGGCAGCGTCATGGTTCGCTGA
- a CDS encoding CoA transferase subunit A, translated as MDKRRTVDEVISLINDGDTLMVGGFGLVGSPLTLIEALVQSDKKDLTIISNNLGEPGKGLGKLVLQKQVKKAIGSYFTSNPDVVKAHMRGELEIQLLPQGTLSEAIRAGGAGLGGFYVPTGTGTKLAEGKEERVLNGRKYLFEEPLKADVALICAYKADMLGNLVYRKSARNFNPLMATAAKIVIAEVEEIVEVGALSPEEIVTPHLFVDYIVVRGGKADG; from the coding sequence ATGGATAAGAGGAGGACGGTTGATGAAGTCATCTCTCTGATTAATGACGGCGATACCTTGATGGTAGGAGGATTTGGACTCGTCGGCAGTCCGCTCACCTTGATCGAGGCTTTGGTCCAATCGGATAAAAAAGATTTGACCATCATCAGCAACAATCTGGGCGAACCCGGTAAAGGCTTGGGAAAACTGGTATTGCAGAAACAAGTGAAAAAAGCAATCGGTTCCTATTTTACCTCCAATCCAGATGTGGTAAAAGCGCACATGCGCGGCGAATTGGAGATCCAGCTACTGCCGCAAGGGACGCTGTCAGAAGCCATACGCGCAGGTGGAGCGGGCTTGGGCGGGTTTTATGTACCGACCGGGACCGGAACAAAACTGGCGGAGGGTAAGGAAGAGCGTGTGCTCAATGGAAGGAAGTACCTTTTCGAGGAGCCGCTGAAAGCTGATGTAGCTCTTATCTGTGCGTATAAAGCGGATATGCTCGGTAATTTGGTTTATCGCAAATCGGCCCGTAATTTTAATCCGCTCATGGCCACTGCGGCAAAAATCGTCATCGCGGAAGTGGAAGAGATCGTCGAAGTTGGAGCATTATCGCCGGAAGAGATTGTTACGCCGCACTTGTTTGTCGATTACATCGTGGTGAGAGGGGGGAAAGCGGATGGATAA
- the atoS gene encoding two-component system sensor histidine kinase AtoS, whose amino-acid sequence MKQYLYRIRFVVAVIVAIVLPILVTGGVLLDIAEQALLAEKREKLIAITHQLDYALPDDFDALLAKAGAQGASRAEKISLLSQQLTPVTDRIAAAHPGVGVGYYAAELDAILTYGPSGEMGHHVGSPIAADHPGRAVMRTGKADVVVGEQVRGNIMNAMTPLIRDGKVIGYAWANELMASIDVQLARMRQGILAILGIGCMIAAALSGLVVHRLEVILAEIKHGLQELSRNLSYRFKRIPGEPGEITEAINKLARDLQASRTHTENIIQSMDNGVIALDREGLVTAWNQAATVMTGIAPERAVGAPIQDLLGEDSRLAAILLAPLHNGQTCKDYELAHPVNGSTVILKVTTSLLRNPQHDLLGVIMVLEDRTIFKQMETSLAQARRLAMIGELSAGIAHEVRNPLTSIKAFTQILEEELPQDHDGREYTRIIIEEVDRLNRFADELLMFSRPQEERNVPVDIHKVLEQTLLLVKRQAAQQGISLEKPDAPEPAQIQASPELLKQVFLNILLNAVQATQSGGWIKVTSERVDGFLLIHIDNQGSPIAEEILPRIFEPFFTTKAAGSGLGLSISQRIVQAYGGQIEVQNLAEGVRFTVRLPLTARGQTDHAADPDR is encoded by the coding sequence ATGAAACAATACCTGTACCGAATACGCTTTGTGGTGGCGGTCATCGTCGCCATTGTCCTGCCCATCCTGGTCACAGGCGGCGTGCTGCTGGACATCGCCGAGCAGGCATTGCTGGCGGAAAAACGGGAGAAGCTGATCGCCATCACCCATCAGCTGGATTATGCCCTGCCGGATGATTTCGACGCCCTGCTGGCTAAGGCTGGCGCACAGGGAGCCAGCCGGGCGGAAAAGATCAGCCTGCTCAGCCAACAGCTGACACCGGTCACCGACCGGATCGCCGCTGCCCATCCGGGAGTGGGCGTCGGTTACTACGCGGCCGAACTGGATGCGATCCTCACCTACGGTCCCAGCGGGGAAATGGGCCATCATGTGGGCAGCCCGATCGCTGCCGATCATCCGGGACGCGCCGTCATGCGTACGGGAAAGGCGGATGTGGTCGTGGGCGAACAGGTGCGCGGCAACATTATGAACGCGATGACGCCGCTGATCCGGGATGGAAAGGTGATCGGTTACGCCTGGGCGAACGAATTGATGGCCAGTATCGATGTGCAATTGGCCCGTATGCGCCAGGGAATCCTGGCCATTCTCGGGATCGGCTGCATGATTGCCGCTGCGCTGAGCGGTCTGGTGGTTCACCGCCTGGAAGTGATCCTGGCGGAGATCAAACACGGCCTGCAGGAATTGAGCCGCAATCTCTCGTACCGTTTCAAGCGAATACCAGGCGAACCGGGCGAGATTACCGAGGCGATCAACAAGCTGGCCCGCGACCTGCAGGCGAGCCGAACCCATACCGAAAATATTATCCAAAGCATGGACAACGGCGTGATCGCGCTGGATCGGGAAGGGCTGGTTACCGCCTGGAACCAGGCGGCCACGGTGATGACGGGCATCGCGCCGGAACGGGCAGTAGGCGCTCCCATCCAGGACCTGCTGGGCGAGGATTCCCGCCTCGCTGCCATCCTGCTCGCGCCGCTGCACAACGGACAGACATGCAAGGATTATGAATTGGCGCATCCCGTCAACGGCAGCACCGTCATCCTCAAGGTGACCACATCTCTCTTGCGCAATCCGCAGCATGACTTGCTTGGGGTGATCATGGTGCTGGAGGACCGCACCATCTTCAAACAGATGGAAACATCTCTGGCCCAGGCCAGACGGTTGGCGATGATCGGCGAATTGTCCGCGGGGATCGCCCACGAGGTGCGCAACCCGCTTACCTCCATCAAAGCGTTTACGCAAATTTTGGAAGAAGAGCTGCCGCAAGATCACGACGGTCGTGAATACACAAGGATTATCATAGAAGAAGTGGATCGGCTCAATCGGTTTGCCGACGAACTGCTGATGTTCTCCCGTCCGCAGGAGGAGCGCAACGTTCCCGTCGACATTCACAAAGTGCTGGAGCAGACGCTGCTGCTGGTCAAACGGCAGGCCGCCCAGCAGGGCATTTCCCTGGAAAAGCCGGATGCCCCCGAACCTGCGCAGATCCAGGCTTCACCCGAGCTCCTGAAGCAGGTGTTTCTCAATATTTTGCTCAATGCCGTGCAGGCGACGCAAAGCGGCGGGTGGATCAAGGTGACCAGCGAACGTGTGGACGGCTTTCTGCTGATTCACATCGACAACCAGGGGAGTCCCATTGCGGAGGAGATTCTGCCGCGCATCTTCGAACCTTTTTTCACGACGAAAGCGGCGGGGAGCGGGCTGGGGTTGTCGATTTCCCAGCGGATTGTACAAGCCTATGGCGGCCAAATCGAGGTACAGAATCTGGCGGAAGGCGTGCGGTTTACCGTACGGCTTCCGCTGACAGCGAGGGGGCAAACGGATCATGCAGCGGATCCTGATCGTTGA
- a CDS encoding ABC transporter permease, whose product MMLARLRRSIHRHTNGWVILSILTAAIVLLPLLAIAVSIFSAPNENWSHIRQYLLRDYVLQSVWLVLFTGAATAALGALLAWLIAAYDFPWKSLFRWALMLPLAVPPYIAAFTYGYMLSYTGVVQTTLRSWGWAANQAWFDIMSLPGAVFIFTMFLYPYVYLITRAFLERQSGSYIENARLLGRSSWSIFFRVVLPLSRPALVSGVTLVAFEVLSDYGVVNYYGIQTFTTAIFKTWFGMYDIDSATRLAAWFLLCIVSLILLERFLRRRRRFSATTGRLSPLAPQRLRGVTAALATLFCLAVLAVSFLVPVGQLLVWASWTFDDVAVTADFRLLTYNTVTVAVIATVLIMIFSVIVANTGRTLNNAFGIALAKAMTTGYSIPGAIIAIGVMSLFITLDELLLPLYRSLGWGEAPLVLSLSLVMLIVAYVIRFMATGYNAVESGFEKIGMKYTESSRLLGFGMTRTFFRVDLPLIRGSLLSGVILTFVEIVKELPLAMLLRPFNFDTLATKAYQYASDERIFSAAVPSLAIICVALASILLFHHLGKRVRS is encoded by the coding sequence ATGATGCTGGCCAGGCTGAGACGAAGCATACATCGACATACAAACGGCTGGGTCATCTTGAGCATCCTGACGGCAGCAATCGTATTGCTGCCGCTTCTTGCGATTGCCGTGTCCATCTTTTCTGCGCCAAACGAAAACTGGAGTCATATCAGGCAGTATCTGCTGCGTGATTATGTGCTCCAGTCCGTTTGGCTCGTCCTGTTTACGGGAGCTGCGACTGCAGCGCTGGGCGCGCTGCTGGCCTGGCTGATCGCTGCCTACGACTTCCCCTGGAAGTCGCTTTTCCGTTGGGCGCTCATGCTGCCGTTGGCTGTACCGCCGTATATCGCGGCGTTTACGTACGGTTACATGCTGAGCTACACCGGCGTCGTGCAGACGACGCTTCGTTCCTGGGGCTGGGCAGCGAATCAGGCGTGGTTTGACATCATGTCGCTGCCCGGCGCGGTCTTTATCTTTACGATGTTCCTCTATCCCTATGTGTATTTGATTACCCGGGCGTTCCTGGAGCGGCAGAGCGGTTCGTACATCGAAAACGCCAGGCTGCTGGGCCGGTCTTCTTGGTCCATCTTCTTCAGGGTGGTGCTGCCGCTTTCCCGCCCCGCCCTGGTCAGCGGCGTGACGCTTGTTGCGTTTGAGGTGCTCAGCGATTACGGGGTGGTCAACTATTACGGGATCCAGACCTTTACCACGGCCATTTTCAAGACGTGGTTCGGCATGTATGACATCGATTCGGCTACACGTTTGGCTGCCTGGTTTTTGCTCTGCATCGTCTCTCTGATTTTGCTGGAGCGGTTTTTGCGCCGCCGCCGGCGCTTCAGCGCGACGACCGGCCGGCTGAGTCCGCTCGCGCCCCAGCGCTTGCGGGGAGTGACCGCTGCGCTTGCGACGCTCTTCTGTCTGGCGGTGTTGGCCGTCTCCTTCCTCGTTCCGGTGGGGCAGCTTTTGGTCTGGGCGAGCTGGACCTTCGACGATGTCGCGGTCACGGCGGACTTCCGGCTTTTGACGTACAACACCGTCACGGTGGCTGTCATCGCCACCGTCTTGATCATGATTTTCTCCGTGATCGTCGCCAACACCGGCCGGACGCTGAACAACGCTTTCGGAATCGCGCTGGCGAAGGCGATGACGACCGGTTATTCGATCCCCGGCGCAATTATTGCGATCGGCGTGATGAGCCTGTTTATCACGTTGGACGAACTGCTGCTTCCGCTCTACCGCTCGCTCGGTTGGGGGGAAGCACCGCTCGTGCTCAGCTTGTCTCTCGTCATGCTAATTGTCGCCTACGTCATCCGGTTTATGGCAACCGGCTATAACGCGGTCGAGTCAGGCTTTGAGAAGATCGGCATGAAATACACGGAATCTTCCCGTTTGCTCGGATTCGGCATGACGCGTACCTTTTTTCGCGTAGATCTGCCGTTGATTCGCGGTTCCTTGCTGAGTGGAGTCATCTTGACGTTTGTGGAAATCGTCAAAGAATTGCCGCTTGCGATGCTGCTGCGACCGTTTAACTTCGACACATTGGCGACGAAAGCGTATCAATACGCCAGTGATGAGCGGATCTTTTCTGCGGCAGTGCCCTCGCTCGCGATCATCTGCGTCGCTTTGGCTTCCATCCTGCTGTTTCATCATCTGGGAAAGAGAGTGAGATCATGA
- a CDS encoding Fe(3+) ABC transporter substrate-binding protein produces MNPFKRKTAFLFLSMLLSAGMLAACGNNSTAPAAEGNNPSAAGEQAPSAAGEQVVNVYSARHYDVDAKLFEQFTASTGIKVNVIEGQANELIERIKREGENTPADLFITVDGGILDRAKQEGILQPVESDVVNGQVPEQYRDPDNQWIGLTTRARVIVYAKDRVNPTELSTYEDLASEKWKGKLLVRSSTHMYNQSLLASLIHLNGEQQAEAWAQGIVNNMAREPEGGDRDQAKAVVAGIGDVAIMNSYYVGQLANSADPEEVKVAEQIGVFFPNQETTGTHINISGVGLIKSSKNKENAVKLIEFLTGTEAQTTYSASNYEYPVNPNAEWPELLRSWGEFKHQQLDWSALGENNQKAVEIMNKVGWK; encoded by the coding sequence ATGAACCCATTCAAGCGAAAAACAGCCTTTTTGTTCTTGAGCATGCTGCTGTCCGCCGGCATGCTCGCAGCCTGCGGTAACAATTCAACCGCTCCTGCTGCAGAAGGGAACAATCCGTCCGCGGCAGGGGAACAAGCCCCGTCCGCAGCGGGGGAGCAAGTCGTCAATGTGTATTCCGCCAGACACTACGACGTTGACGCGAAGTTGTTTGAACAATTCACAGCAAGCACCGGAATCAAGGTGAATGTGATTGAAGGACAGGCGAATGAACTGATCGAACGGATCAAACGCGAAGGAGAAAACACGCCGGCCGACCTGTTTATCACGGTTGACGGCGGCATCCTCGACCGGGCGAAGCAGGAAGGCATCCTGCAGCCGGTGGAGTCCGACGTGGTGAACGGACAAGTGCCCGAGCAGTATCGAGATCCGGACAACCAGTGGATCGGCCTCACTACGCGTGCGCGGGTGATCGTCTATGCCAAAGATCGCGTGAATCCAACGGAACTGTCCACCTACGAAGACTTGGCCTCGGAAAAATGGAAGGGCAAGCTGCTGGTGCGCTCCTCCACGCACATGTACAACCAATCCCTGTTGGCCTCGCTGATCCACCTCAACGGCGAACAGCAGGCGGAGGCGTGGGCGCAAGGCATCGTCAACAACATGGCCCGCGAACCGGAAGGCGGCGACCGCGACCAGGCGAAGGCTGTCGTGGCCGGGATCGGCGACGTGGCGATCATGAACTCCTATTACGTAGGCCAACTGGCCAACTCCGCTGATCCGGAGGAAGTCAAGGTTGCCGAACAGATTGGCGTCTTTTTCCCCAACCAGGAGACAACCGGCACGCATATCAACATCAGCGGCGTCGGATTGATCAAATCCAGCAAAAACAAAGAGAACGCGGTCAAGCTGATCGAGTTTCTGACCGGGACAGAGGCGCAGACCACGTATTCCGCCAGCAACTATGAATACCCGGTCAACCCGAACGCCGAATGGCCGGAACTGCTGCGCTCCTGGGGCGAATTCAAACATCAGCAGTTGGATTGGTCGGCGTTGGGCGAGAACAATCAAAAGGCCGTTGAGATCATGAATAAAGTGGGTTGGAAGTAA
- a CDS encoding DUF3870 domain-containing protein, with protein MERLNTALVTGYAKAPQGTSMYEIYKHAGIVLEVDLKTHKIVGAEFTFVAELSKAFFRRLLIGYDLSQGIEPLIDRIRKHYFAPSQQAVIVALQSAVQRYWDYLCKTE; from the coding sequence ATGGAAAGGCTCAACACTGCGTTGGTAACAGGTTACGCAAAGGCTCCTCAGGGTACTTCCATGTATGAGATTTATAAGCATGCAGGGATTGTGCTGGAAGTCGATCTCAAAACACACAAGATTGTTGGTGCAGAGTTTACGTTTGTGGCGGAATTGAGCAAAGCCTTCTTTCGGCGGTTGTTGATCGGTTACGATCTCAGCCAAGGTATTGAGCCGCTGATCGACCGCATTCGGAAGCATTACTTTGCTCCGTCGCAGCAGGCTGTGATTGTTGCCTTGCAGTCAGCGGTTCAGAGGTACTGGGATTATCTATGTAAAACGGAATAA
- a CDS encoding sigma-54-dependent transcriptional regulator, producing the protein MQRILIVDDEANVRKALTTMLRKAGYDTREAANGEEALTMLADYKPQAVLLDLRMPGLDGMETLRRLREHGGEPLPSVIMMTAYGMASDVMEAMKLGAFDYVQKPFDLMEVKQVVAKAVAMQQTARERDEWQEVSQQGYRLGELVGLSPKMQEVYKLVGKVSMSKSTVLIEGESGTGKELIAKAIHSNSPRADHPLITVNCGAIPENLLESELFGYERGAFTGAITRKIGLFELADGGTIFLDEIGEMPLQLQVKLLRVLQERVITRLGGGEPIPVDVRVIAATNRSLPELIKRNQFREDLYYRLNVVPIRVPPLRERKEDIPLLIRHFLAKYQQELGKTVTHLSKQAVDLLLNHDWPGNVRQLEHVIERAVVLAGGAVILPEHIMPALYPDEPGDTAGSVDAADPYEGKTLREILQQVERDVIARTLRKTNGNKLRTAKILGMSRRALLYKIEAYNLQQNVQEGNNTD; encoded by the coding sequence ATGCAGCGGATCCTGATCGTTGACGATGAAGCCAACGTGCGCAAAGCTTTGACGACGATGCTGCGCAAGGCCGGCTACGACACCCGGGAAGCGGCGAATGGCGAGGAAGCGTTGACCATGCTGGCAGATTACAAGCCCCAGGCGGTGCTGCTTGACTTGCGCATGCCGGGGTTGGACGGCATGGAGACGCTGCGCCGCTTGCGCGAGCATGGCGGTGAGCCGCTGCCCAGCGTGATCATGATGACCGCCTACGGGATGGCCAGCGATGTGATGGAAGCGATGAAACTGGGCGCTTTTGACTATGTGCAAAAGCCGTTTGATCTGATGGAAGTGAAACAGGTTGTGGCCAAAGCGGTGGCGATGCAGCAGACAGCGCGGGAACGGGATGAATGGCAGGAGGTATCGCAGCAGGGGTACCGCTTGGGAGAACTGGTCGGCCTCAGCCCGAAAATGCAGGAGGTATACAAGCTGGTCGGCAAGGTGAGCATGAGCAAATCGACGGTACTGATTGAAGGTGAGAGCGGCACCGGCAAAGAGCTGATCGCCAAGGCAATTCACTCCAACAGCCCGCGCGCCGACCATCCCTTGATCACCGTCAACTGCGGGGCCATCCCGGAAAATTTGCTGGAAAGTGAATTGTTCGGTTACGAACGGGGCGCTTTTACCGGCGCCATCACACGGAAGATCGGCTTGTTTGAGCTGGCGGATGGGGGAACGATTTTTCTCGACGAAATCGGGGAGATGCCGCTGCAGCTGCAGGTGAAGCTGCTGCGGGTGCTGCAGGAGCGCGTAATCACCCGCCTGGGCGGCGGGGAACCGATTCCCGTCGATGTGCGGGTCATCGCCGCGACCAACCGCAGCTTGCCTGAATTGATCAAGCGCAACCAATTTCGCGAAGATCTCTACTATCGGCTGAATGTCGTGCCGATCCGCGTGCCGCCGCTGCGCGAGCGAAAGGAGGACATTCCCCTGCTGATTCGCCATTTCCTGGCCAAATACCAGCAGGAACTGGGCAAAACGGTAACGCACCTGTCCAAACAAGCGGTTGACCTGCTGCTGAACCATGATTGGCCGGGAAACGTGCGCCAGTTGGAACACGTGATCGAACGGGCGGTCGTCCTGGCGGGCGGCGCGGTGATTTTGCCGGAACACATCATGCCCGCCTTGTATCCGGATGAGCCGGGCGATACGGCCGGTTCGGTGGATGCAGCCGACCCATACGAAGGGAAGACCCTGCGGGAGATCCTGCAGCAGGTCGAGAGGGATGTGATTGCCCGCACCCTGCGCAAGACAAACGGCAACAAGCTGCGCACGGCAAAAATACTGGGAATGTCGCGCCGCGCGCTGCTGTACAAGATCGAGGCCTACAACCTGCAGCAAAATGTGCAAGAAGGGAACAATACTGACTAA
- a CDS encoding short-chain fatty acid transporter, with protein sequence MIRGMAQFFVKIMERYLPDPFLFAVILTFVVFLAGLLLTPSTPFQLIDYWAGGLWGILAFTMQICLVLVTGAALVQTPLVTKGLNRLCSVVKTPKAAYAFTVFVSAVASLISWGVGLIVGAFIARQMAKRIQNVHYPLLVAAAYSGFVVWTMGYTSSAALLVATEGHPLEKVIGVIPVTETLLTPFNLVTAVLILIALPILMVFMAPKDDEVKSIDPSLLRDEEAAALEATFQPAPDSWASKVEQLRLLNIIVALAGIIYLVRYFANGGTLDINVVNLTFLVAGLLLSRSPIEYVNNVMEGGKSLGAIVLQFPFYGGIIGLMEQSGLAVIVSEWFTSFATAATMPFWAFISAGVLNIFIPSGGAQWAVQGPIMMDAAVKLGADIPKTIMGVAWGEWTNMIQPFWAIPALAIAGLKAKDIMGYCVLTLIVSGVLFSIGALFL encoded by the coding sequence ATGATTCGTGGAATGGCCCAGTTTTTTGTGAAAATCATGGAACGGTACTTGCCGGATCCATTTTTGTTCGCGGTCATTTTGACTTTTGTCGTTTTTCTCGCAGGTTTGCTGTTGACTCCCAGCACGCCGTTTCAGCTGATTGATTACTGGGCAGGCGGCTTGTGGGGAATTTTGGCGTTTACGATGCAAATCTGCCTCGTCCTGGTGACGGGGGCTGCGCTCGTCCAGACCCCCTTGGTGACAAAGGGACTGAATCGGCTTTGCTCCGTGGTGAAAACGCCGAAGGCAGCCTACGCCTTCACCGTGTTTGTTTCCGCTGTGGCCAGCCTGATTTCCTGGGGAGTCGGGCTGATTGTCGGCGCCTTTATCGCCAGACAAATGGCGAAGCGGATTCAGAATGTTCATTATCCGCTGCTGGTTGCCGCTGCGTATTCCGGATTTGTCGTCTGGACGATGGGCTATACCAGCAGTGCGGCCTTGCTGGTGGCGACGGAGGGGCACCCGCTGGAAAAGGTAATCGGTGTGATTCCGGTCACTGAGACGCTGCTCACCCCGTTCAACCTCGTTACCGCGGTATTGATCCTCATCGCGCTGCCGATCCTGATGGTGTTCATGGCACCGAAAGACGATGAAGTGAAAAGCATCGATCCTTCCCTGCTGCGCGATGAGGAAGCGGCGGCACTGGAAGCGACGTTCCAACCTGCTCCCGACAGCTGGGCCAGCAAAGTGGAGCAGCTGCGGCTCTTGAACATCATCGTCGCGCTCGCCGGGATCATTTACCTGGTTCGCTATTTCGCCAACGGCGGCACGCTCGACATCAACGTGGTGAACCTGACCTTCCTGGTAGCCGGTCTCCTGTTAAGCCGCTCGCCGATCGAATATGTGAACAACGTGATGGAAGGCGGTAAATCGCTGGGCGCGATTGTGCTGCAGTTCCCGTTCTACGGAGGGATCATTGGGCTGATGGAGCAATCCGGATTGGCCGTCATTGTCTCCGAGTGGTTTACGTCCTTCGCGACCGCCGCGACGATGCCGTTCTGGGCCTTCATCAGCGCCGGGGTGCTGAACATCTTCATCCCGTCCGGCGGCGCGCAATGGGCCGTGCAAGGGCCGATCATGATGGATGCTGCCGTCAAGCTGGGGGCGGACATTCCGAAGACGATCATGGGCGTTGCCTGGGGCGAATGGACCAACATGATTCAACCGTTCTGGGCCATCCCCGCGCTGGCGATTGCCGGACTGAAAGCAAAGGACATCATGGGGTACTGCGTGCTGACCCTGATCGTCAGCGGCGTGCTCTTCTCCATCGGCGCGCTGTTCCTGTAA